The Janthinobacterium tructae genome contains the following window.
CCTGCTGGGTTTTACCAAGGATGTGATTTGCCAGGAATCGACCCTGCCCGGCTACCTGACGATGATAGGCACCGGTAAAGTGATCGCCTCGTCGAACGGCCCCGTGCATTTCCTGGAATTGCCGTGCCGCGTGGACGAGCAGGCCGTGCTGGGCTGGGCCGATTGCCCCAGCCCTTCGTATCACTACGATTACGCCCACGTGCAGGGCTGGGCCTCGGCCGCCGGCGCACTCACGGGTTTTACCCTGTCGGGCGAGGAAAAGCAGATCGACTTCACGGGCGCCGGCACGGTGCTGGTGCAGTCGTCCGAACTGGACGTGACGGGCAGCTCGGCCCTGATGCAGCTGCTGGCGCAACTGCCGCTGCTGGGCAAGGAAGACCTCGGTACCTTGAGTCTTTCCGTCCAGCAGCAGATGAAGGACAATCGTTAAGACTAGGAAGTCCAGAGTTCCTGACAGAACCGTAGCGAGCGGAAGGGAGAGGTAGCCGAGAAGCGCAACCGTACTAAAGTACGGTGAGCATCGCAGGCTGCCTATACCGACGCGCAGTAGGTTCGGTCAGGTACTCAAGGCCGCGCCCAGCTGGGCGTCCGTTTTTCAAGGAAGGCGCTCACGCCTTCGTTTGCATCCTCTTCCATCATGTTGCGTGCCATCACGTCGCCCGCATACGCATACGCGTCGTCCAGCGGCAGCTGGCGCTGCCGGTAGAACATGGCCTTGCCGTAGCGGATGGCTGTCGGGCTTTTTGCCATGATTTGCTGCGCCAGCCGCGCCACGGCCTCGTCGAGCGCCGTGTCGGCCACCGTTTCATTGACCAGGCCCCAGTCGGCGGCCGTATCGGCGTCGATGAAGCGGCCCGTCACCAGCATGTCGAAGGCACGTTTGGGCGACACATTGCGCGACAGGGCCACCGATGGCGTGGCGCAGAACAGGCCCACGTTGATGCCGGAGACGGCAAAACGGGCGGACGCGCCCGCCACGGCCAGGTCGCAGCTGGCGACTAACTGGCAGCCGGCTGCCGTGGCGATGCCGTGCACGCGGGCAATTACGGGCACGGGCAAGGCCTGGATGGCTTGCATCACGCGCGAGCATTGCGCGAACAGGGTTTGATAATAGTCAAGCTGGCGCGTGGCCTGCATCTGGCGCAAGTCGTGGCCCGCGCAAAAGGCCTTGCCTTCGGCGGCCAGCACCACGCAGCGCACGTGCGGCTGCTGCGCGATGGTATCGAACGCTTCTTGCAGCGCCGCCAGCATGGCTTCCGACAGGGCATTGAATTGCAGGGGGCGGTTCAGGCGCAGGGTGACCAGGCCATCGTGCTCTTCGCGCAGCACCAGCGGTGCGTTGTCTTGGGTATCGGGTATTGCGGTCATGCGGTCTCCAGTGGCCTGATGGCCTTGTTTTTTTCAGGGGATCTTATTTTGCTGCGTTGACGCTGCCGATGCCGGCGATCGACTTGTGCACGATCTTCGGCTTGCCGTAATACGTCAGTTCGCCCATGCCGCGCACCACGGCGTTCAGTTCGCCCGAG
Protein-coding sequences here:
- a CDS encoding AIM24 family protein yields the protein MTIYNPDTLPKNDNLNRFSYVIDVKEQIFIRKGKMIAFYGELRFEAMGSSVLDLIVRNAFNAPKYVHHFVVAQGQGQLILGDNGNDLACYDLDNANMTIRAKNLLGFTKDVICQESTLPGYLTMIGTGKVIASSNGPVHFLELPCRVDEQAVLGWADCPSPSYHYDYAHVQGWASAAGALTGFTLSGEEKQIDFTGAGTVLVQSSELDVTGSSALMQLLAQLPLLGKEDLGTLSLSVQQQMKDNR
- a CDS encoding enoyl-CoA hydratase, with protein sequence MTAIPDTQDNAPLVLREEHDGLVTLRLNRPLQFNALSEAMLAALQEAFDTIAQQPHVRCVVLAAEGKAFCAGHDLRQMQATRQLDYYQTLFAQCSRVMQAIQALPVPVIARVHGIATAAGCQLVASCDLAVAGASARFAVSGINVGLFCATPSVALSRNVSPKRAFDMLVTGRFIDADTAADWGLVNETVADTALDEAVARLAQQIMAKSPTAIRYGKAMFYRQRQLPLDDAYAYAGDVMARNMMEEDANEGVSAFLEKRTPSWARP